Proteins found in one Bacillus subtilis subsp. subtilis str. 168 genomic segment:
- the ctpA gene encoding carboxy-terminal processing protease (Prc homolog, tail specific protease) (Evidence 2a: Function from experimental evidences in other organisms; PubMedId: 8996100, 10974125, 14526016, 17114254, 19889088; Product type e: enzyme) produces MKRQLKLFFIVLITAVVASALTLFITGNSSILGQKSASTGDSKFDKLNKAYEQIKSDYYQKTDDDKLVDGAIKGMIQSLDDPYSTYMDQEQAKSFDETISASFEGIGAQVEEKDGEILIVSPIKGSPAEKAGIKPRDQIIKVNGKSVKGMNVNEAVALIRGKKGTKVKLELNRAGVGNIDLSIKRDTIPVETVYSEMKDNNIGEIQITSFSETTAKELTDAIDSLEKKGAKGYILDLRGNPGGLMEQAITMSNLFIDKGKNIMQVEYKNGSKEVMKAEKERKVTKPTVVLVNDGTASAAEIMAAALHESSNVPLIGETTFGKGTVQTAKEYDDGSTVKLTVAKWLTADGEWIHKKGIKPQVKAELPDYAKLPYLDADKTYKSGDTGTNVKVAQKMLKALGYKVKVNSMYDQDFVSVVKQFQKKEKLNETGILTGDTTTKLMIELQKKLSDNDTQMEKAIETLKKEM; encoded by the coding sequence TTGAAACGGCAATTAAAACTGTTTTTTATTGTGCTGATCACTGCAGTTGTCGCTTCGGCGCTTACTTTATTTATTACGGGCAATTCCAGTATCCTGGGCCAAAAATCAGCAAGCACAGGAGACAGCAAGTTCGACAAATTAAATAAAGCGTATGAGCAAATCAAAAGTGATTATTACCAAAAAACAGATGATGACAAATTAGTAGACGGAGCAATTAAAGGAATGATTCAATCACTGGATGATCCGTATTCTACATATATGGATCAAGAGCAAGCGAAATCATTCGACGAGACGATTTCAGCATCTTTTGAAGGAATCGGAGCCCAAGTAGAGGAGAAAGACGGAGAAATCCTTATTGTATCCCCAATTAAAGGTTCACCTGCTGAAAAAGCCGGTATCAAACCGAGGGACCAAATCATTAAGGTAAATGGAAAAAGCGTAAAAGGCATGAATGTAAATGAAGCCGTCGCTTTAATCCGAGGCAAAAAGGGCACAAAGGTGAAGCTTGAACTGAACAGAGCGGGAGTGGGGAATATCGATCTTTCCATTAAGCGCGATACCATTCCTGTAGAGACTGTCTATTCAGAGATGAAAGACAACAACATCGGAGAAATTCAAATCACTTCTTTCTCTGAAACAACAGCTAAAGAGCTGACAGATGCGATTGACAGTTTAGAGAAAAAAGGCGCCAAAGGCTATATTTTAGACTTGAGAGGCAACCCGGGCGGCTTAATGGAACAGGCGATTACGATGAGCAACCTGTTCATTGATAAAGGGAAAAACATCATGCAGGTTGAATACAAAAACGGTTCAAAAGAAGTCATGAAGGCCGAAAAAGAACGGAAAGTGACCAAGCCGACCGTCGTTTTAGTAAATGACGGTACAGCAAGCGCAGCCGAAATTATGGCCGCTGCCCTTCATGAATCGTCAAACGTACCGTTAATCGGCGAGACGACATTCGGCAAAGGTACAGTACAAACGGCAAAAGAATATGATGATGGCTCTACCGTCAAACTGACAGTTGCCAAATGGCTGACTGCTGATGGCGAATGGATTCACAAAAAAGGCATCAAGCCTCAAGTGAAAGCAGAGCTGCCTGATTACGCGAAGCTGCCGTATTTGGACGCAGATAAAACGTACAAATCAGGTGATACAGGCACAAACGTCAAAGTGGCTCAGAAAATGCTCAAAGCACTTGGTTACAAGGTAAAGGTTAACAGTATGTATGACCAGGATTTTGTATCTGTCGTCAAACAGTTCCAGAAAAAAGAGAAGCTGAATGAAACAGGCATACTGACTGGCGATACAACAACGAAATTAATGATAGAACTTCAAAAGAAGCTGTCTGATAATGATACGCAAATGGAAAAGGCAATTGAAACACTGAAAAAAGAAATGTAA
- the yodH gene encoding putative S-adenosylmethionine-dependent methyltransferase (Evidence 3: Putative function from multiple computational evidences; PubMedId: 19703276; Product type e: enzyme) → MSRYLEMLSLFGVAGAHPGGLAFSKAVLQKAAPSPDQPILDAGCGTGQTAAYLGHLLYPVTVVDKDPIMLEKAKKRFANEGLAIPAYQAELEHLPFSSESFSCVLSESVLSFSRLTSSLQEISRVLKPSGMLIGIEAALKKPMPPAEKKQMMDFYGFTCLHEESEWHKLLRSYGFQKTEAMSLLPEDMEFEPTTEMDLSQTIDPIYYDTLQTHYQLMQLYSEYMGHCIFIAYK, encoded by the coding sequence TTGAGCCGATATTTAGAAATGCTGTCCTTATTCGGTGTCGCAGGGGCGCACCCAGGCGGGCTGGCTTTTTCAAAAGCGGTCTTGCAAAAGGCTGCACCCTCTCCGGATCAGCCGATTCTTGATGCCGGATGCGGAACAGGGCAAACGGCGGCTTATTTAGGACATTTGCTGTATCCTGTAACAGTCGTTGATAAAGATCCTATTATGCTTGAGAAAGCGAAAAAAAGATTTGCGAATGAAGGGCTTGCCATCCCTGCATATCAGGCGGAGCTGGAACATCTCCCGTTTTCTTCTGAGTCCTTTTCCTGCGTCCTGTCAGAATCGGTCCTCAGTTTTTCACGCCTGACATCCTCTCTTCAAGAAATTTCAAGAGTTTTAAAACCCAGCGGGATGCTGATTGGTATCGAAGCTGCTTTAAAAAAACCAATGCCCCCTGCAGAAAAGAAGCAAATGATGGATTTTTACGGATTTACTTGCTTACATGAAGAAAGCGAATGGCATAAACTCCTAAGATCCTATGGCTTTCAAAAAACAGAAGCGATGTCACTTCTTCCGGAAGACATGGAATTTGAACCAACCACAGAAATGGATTTATCGCAAACGATTGATCCCATCTATTACGATACGCTTCAAACACATTATCAGCTCATGCAGTTATATAGTGAGTACATGGGTCATTGTATTTTTATCGCGTACAAGTAA
- the yodI gene encoding putative spore coat protein (Evidence 3: Putative function from multiple computational evidences; PubMedId: 12562816, 22882546, 23155385; Product type s: structure), protein MERYYHLCKNHQGKVVRITERGGRVHVGRITRVTRDRVFIAPVGGGPRGFGYGYWGGYWGYGAAYGISLGLIAGVALAGLFFW, encoded by the coding sequence TTGGAGAGATATTATCATCTTTGCAAAAACCATCAAGGTAAAGTCGTCAGAATTACAGAGAGAGGCGGGAGAGTTCACGTCGGCAGAATTACCCGTGTAACAAGAGACAGAGTTTTTATAGCTCCGGTCGGCGGAGGGCCAAGAGGTTTCGGTTACGGATATTGGGGCGGTTATTGGGGATATGGAGCGGCTTACGGGATTTCCCTCGGTTTAATTGCAGGAGTGGCTCTGGCTGGTTTATTCTTCTGGTAA